A section of the Deltaproteobacteria bacterium genome encodes:
- a CDS encoding acetylornithine transaminase → MKTMESKKNIDQIVERASTVLMHTYARTPVAFQKGQGCRVWDQDGRVYLDFLAGIAVTALGHSHPRVVESLKEQAEKILHTSNLYHIEPQIALAEQLVTHSFADQVFFCNSGTEANEGAIKLARRFSIEKFGPRKTTILCMQNSFHGRTLGSLSATGQEKFQKGFGPLVPGFSFVPFNDLPALDQKWDDSVCAVFMEPVQGEGGIRVPDQDYLKEVKKRCRERQALLILDEVQTGLGRTGTLFAHEQFDCQPDIMTLAKALGNGLPIGALLTTGEVAQAFQPGTHAATFGGNPLVTAVACTVLKIISEEGFLARVRQTGAYFREGLKILKDEFPQVIEVRGMGLLLGLALDRPGKPLVEACLDQGFLINCTQDTVLRFTPPLIVEKEEIDALIKVLRELLRKN, encoded by the coding sequence ATGAAAACAATGGAATCCAAAAAAAATATTGATCAGATTGTGGAACGGGCCAGCACGGTTCTTATGCACACCTATGCCCGGACCCCGGTGGCTTTTCAAAAAGGGCAGGGATGCCGGGTTTGGGACCAGGATGGCCGGGTTTATCTGGATTTTCTGGCCGGTATCGCCGTTACGGCATTAGGCCACAGCCACCCCAGGGTTGTGGAAAGTCTGAAGGAACAGGCGGAAAAGATCCTGCATACCTCTAACCTGTATCATATAGAACCCCAGATTGCCCTGGCCGAACAACTCGTGACCCACTCCTTTGCCGACCAGGTTTTTTTCTGCAACAGCGGGACCGAGGCCAACGAAGGGGCCATCAAGCTGGCCCGTCGGTTTTCCATAGAAAAATTCGGACCCCGGAAAACGACCATCCTGTGCATGCAAAACAGTTTTCATGGCCGGACCCTCGGTTCTCTCTCGGCCACCGGCCAGGAAAAATTTCAGAAGGGCTTCGGGCCATTGGTCCCCGGTTTTTCCTTTGTCCCTTTTAACGATCTTCCGGCTTTGGATCAGAAATGGGATGATTCGGTCTGTGCTGTTTTTATGGAACCGGTTCAAGGTGAGGGGGGCATTCGAGTACCGGATCAGGATTATCTCAAAGAAGTTAAAAAACGCTGTCGGGAACGGCAGGCCCTGCTGATCCTGGATGAGGTCCAGACCGGCCTGGGACGTACCGGAACTTTATTTGCCCATGAACAGTTTGATTGCCAACCGGATATCATGACCCTGGCCAAGGCCCTGGGAAATGGTCTACCCATCGGAGCCCTGCTGACCACAGGAGAGGTAGCCCAGGCCTTCCAGCCTGGAACCCATGCGGCCACTTTCGGGGGGAATCCCCTGGTAACCGCCGTAGCCTGCACGGTCCTTAAGATCATTTCCGAAGAAGGGTTCCTGGCCCGGGTTAGACAAACCGGTGCCTATTTCAGGGAGGGCTTGAAAATATTAAAGGATGAATTCCCTCAGGTGATCGAAGTCCGGGGTATGGGACTTCTCCTGGGCCTGGCCCTGGACCGTCCGGGAAAGCCCCTGGTTGAAGCCTGTCTCGACCAGGGATTTTTAATCAACTGTACCCAGGATACGGTCTTGCGTTTTACGCCGCCGTTGATTGTTGAAAAAGAAGAAATCGATGCCTTGATAAAGGTTTTGAGGGAATTATTGCGAAAAAATTAG